In the genome of Populus trichocarpa isolate Nisqually-1 chromosome 10, P.trichocarpa_v4.1, whole genome shotgun sequence, the window AAGACATCGTAGGAGGAAAGACATGTCTATGGTGACACAAGATATCAGGGCCAAGGCAGAGGTTTGTTATGGAGATGAAACATGCAGAGAGAAGATTATTTCCTTGCTGACAGAAAAGGGCTTGCCAAGTGGTCTGATAACAGTATTAGAAGAGATAGAGGAATACCGCTACATTAAGGACACAGGGTTTGTTTCGCTCAAGCACAACAGCAAGAGAAAAGATCACAAGTTCGACAAGGTAGCCGTATGCTATGACAATGAAGTCACGGCATATTTTGAGCCCAACAGGATCAGGAATTTGACTGGTGTTAAGGCCAAGGAGTTCTTGATTTGGATTACTTTGAGTGAAATTTATGTAAGCGGTGACATTCCAGTTGCGTTGATTACATTCAAGACTCCGGCAGGATTCTCCAAATCTTTCCCATTATCATCGTTCACTTTTAAAGATGAGGAGGAGGCGAATGAAGTTCATGAAgcaaaaattggaaaaataaaggGGGTGAAACTGTAAATGAAaagatttattatattcaaaacCTAATTTATTGGTCTCTCTGATTCTCGTGCTTCATTTTCTGGAGTTTTCACTTTTATGCTTatggacatttttttttttaatttttttaatatagtaatgattttttctt includes:
- the LOC7468116 gene encoding uncharacterized protein LOC7468116, yielding MSAPEPTANLLTSRHRRRKDMSMVTQDIRAKAEVCYGDETCREKIISLLTEKGLPSGLITVLEEIEEYRYIKDTGFVSLKHNSKRKDHKFDKVAVCYDNEVTAYFEPNRIRNLTGVKAKEFLIWITLSEIYVSGDIPVALITFKTPAGFSKSFPLSSFTFKDEEEANEVHEAKIGKIKGVKL